One region of Primulina tabacum isolate GXHZ01 chromosome 17, ASM2559414v2, whole genome shotgun sequence genomic DNA includes:
- the LOC142532079 gene encoding ferric reduction oxidase 8, mitochondrial-like isoform X2 has translation MAQTTLIILKVLMILIFTCWVSLWVLKQTEFWTRKWKKAEQKAAASAFGYNGLDFVVYTFPVIALAITGFIYLELKQRESIIRQGRRVITSFSSPLVVNRYAGILSGLQILASSFFIVFLVWTFYNRISNDFKKMTPVKSFKLKLWQYKLFRMATRSGLLAEACLALLLLPVLRGMSIFRLLGIQFEASVRYHIWLGNAMLLFATLHGAGTYFIWGMKHRIQDEMLKWQNKGRIYLAGEMALITGLIIWITALPQIRRKRFELFYYTHHLYIVFIVFFLFHGGDRHFYMVFPGVFLFALDKLFRILQSRQETCILSAQVFPCKAVELTFPKDSRLKYTPTSVLFLKIPSISKIQWHPFSVTSSSSTDKHTISIIIRSDGEWTNSLFNKICVEADSEADQRECIPAALEGPYGPATLDFLRYDNLLMVAGGIGITPFLSILQERASNFRNGRNEYPAKIQLIFSENQIGKTLREVLKDIPDMQILNFRTTGYAIYGSDRFLLVAAITMISSIAFLLLLGCFNHFIIPSAKKPSEQKSPSSLIDLLLMCSFAIAITFSAVIAIMIKWKRLKKELSLSSDKQNQAMRQRLLLEANRNLDEHEIQFGGRPNFQDLFSDFANESGGSDIGVVVCGPEGMNESVASTCKLSSQILQRNSKEKNTYFSFHSFNFTL, from the exons ATGGCGCAAACAACCTTAATAATACTCAAGGTGCTGATGATCTTGATATTTACTTGTTGGGTGTCGCTCTGGGTTCTTAAGCAAACTGAATTCTGGACAAGAAAATGGAAGAAAGCTGAACAAAAGGCCGCAGCTTCTGCCTTTGGCTATAATG GTCTTGATTTTGTCGTCTACACGTTTCCTGTAATTGCTTTGGCTATAACTGGTTTCATATACCTGGAACTAAAACAAAGAGAATCAATAATCAG GCAAGGAAGGAGAGTAATTACTTCTTTCTCCAGTCCACTAGTCGTGAATCGATATGCTGGTATTTTGTCTGGACTACAGATTCTTGCTTCGTCTTTTTTCATCGTCTTTTTGGTTTGGACATTCTACAACCGTATTTCGAATGACTTCAAGAAGATGACACCAGTCAAATCATTCAAATTGAAACT ATGGCAGTACAAACTGTTCAGGATGGCCACACGGTCTGGTTTGCTCGCAGAAGCTTGTCTAGCTCTGCTTCTTCTACCCGTATTAAGGGGAATGTCCATATTCCGTTTACTTGGCATCCAGTTTGAAGCTTCGGTGAGATACCATATTTGGCTTGGAAATGCAATGCTTCTTTTTGCCACGTTACATGGTGCAGGCACGTATTTTATATGGGGAATGAAACATAGAATTCAGGATGAG ATGTTGAAGTGGCAGAATAAAGGGCGCATTTACCTTGCCGGAGAGATGGCACTTATAACAGGTCTGATCATTTGGATTACAGCACTACCACAGATTCGAAGGAAAAGGTTCGAGTTGTTCTACTACACACACCACCTGTATATAGTCTTCATAGTATTCTTCTTGTTCCATGGCGGAGACCGCCATTTTTATATGGTTTTTCCGGGAGTTTTCCTCTTTGCTCTGGATAAACTTTTCCGAATCCTACAGTCCAGGCAAGAAACATGCATTCTTTCAGCTCAAGTCTTTCCATGCAAAGCCGTGGAACTGACATTTCCTAAGGATTCAA GGTTGAAATATACACCAACAAGTGTGCTCTTTTTGAAAATTCCAAGCATTTCCAAGATTCAATGGCATCCATTCAGCGTAACCTCCAGCTCTAGCACTGATAAGCATACTATTTCAATCATTATTAGAAGTGATGGGGAATGGACAAATTCTCTCTTTAACAAAATTTGCGTGGAAGCAGATTCAGAAGCAGATCAGAGGGAGTGTATTCCCGCTGCATTAGAAGGTCCATATGGACCTGCCACATTGGATTTCCTAAG GTACGACAATTTGCTCATGGTTGCTGGAGGAATCGGGATAACTCCGTTTCTGAGCATTTTGCAGGAAAGAGCCTCAAACTTCAGAAATGGAAGAAATGAATATCCAGCTAAAATACAACTCATATTCTCT GAAAACCAAATTGGTAAAACTTTGAGAGAAGTACTTAAAGACATCCCCGACAtgcaaatattaaattttagaaCCACCGGCTATGCAATATATGGATCTGACAGATTTCTATTGGTGGCTGCCATTACCATGATTTCTTCGATCGCATTTCTCCTCCTCCTTGGTTGCTTCAACCACTTCATTATCCCATCAGCCAAGAAACCCTCTGAACAAAAGAGTCCCTCTTCATTGATTGATCTTCTTCTTATGTGTTCTTTTGCCATAGCAATAACATTTAGTGCTGTAATTGCTATAATGATAAAGTGGAAAAGATTAAAGAAAGAGCTTTCATTATCTTCTGATAAACAAAACCAAGCTATGAGACAAAGGTTATTACTAGAAGCCAACAGAAATCTTGACGAGCATGAAATCCAGTTTGGAGGAAGACCAAATTTTCAAG ATCTATTCTCCGATTTCGCAAATGAATCAGGAGGATCTGATATAGGCGTGGTAGTTTGCGGACCTGAAGGAATGAACGAGTCTGTGGCTTCAACTTGCAAACTAAGTTCTCAGATTTTGCAAAGGAACTCAAAGGAAAAGAATACGTATTTCAGCTTCCACTCCTTCAATTTTACACTTTAA
- the LOC142532080 gene encoding L-type lectin-domain containing receptor kinase S.1-like: MLSPLILCIFLHLASSASSLDFIYNSFTANSTSANLTLIDDARIQPPVIRLTSDTNPLSLGRVFYPSSIRFKSSNSSNVTTSFSTQFVFSILPDIASSPGFGIAFVLCNSTTPPNALVGQYFGLFTSGARQSVYPLLAIEFDTGRNTEFNDPVEDHVGIDLDSVVSVTTQTAGYYNATGDPNNSTFVLLPMRNGQNIHVWLEFDGPQNEINVTIAPAGVPRPARTLLSFRDPVIADYFGPEMFVGFSASITQWIEAQRLLAWSFSDVGVARDINTTGLPVFLPINSGSSSLSNGAVAGIVVGCVVAAAIAAFLVYWFWWKRMKEMEEDDEIEDWEMEYWPHRYSYEELSEATKGFSDEELLGFGGFGKVYKGTLTNNMEVAVKCVNHDSKQGLREFMAEISSMGRLQHKNLVQMRGWCRKRNELLLVYDYMPNGSLNKWIFDKPTKLLNWEGRKRVLADVAEGLNYLHHGWDQVVVHRDIKSSNVLLDSEMRGRLGDFGLAKLYSHGEVPNTTRVVGTLGYLAPEVATLATPTAASDVYSFGVVVLEVACGRRPIETKVEAEDEEVLIDWVRQKYLEGTLSESADKRIKGEYEVEEIEAVLKLGLSCCHPDPLRRPTMKEVITILIGENLVMTPKDLLSEFVPVVSKMDRVDRGESEENSLVSHPLDEQLQH; the protein is encoded by the exons ATGCTCTCTCCATTGATACTATGCATCTTCCTTCACTTAGCTTCTTCGGCTTCATCACTTGACTTCATCTACAACTCCTTCACCGCCAATTCCACCTCTGCTAACCTCACGCTCATCGATGACGCCCGTATCCAGCCGCCGGTGATCCGGCTCACCAGTGACACCAACCCGTTATCCCTGGGCCGCGTCTTTTACCCTTCCAGCATCCGTTTCAAGTCATCCAACTCCTCCAATGTCACCACATCGTTTTCTACCCAGTTCGTGTTCTCGATCCTGCCGGATATCGCCAGTAGCCCAGGTTTTGGCATTGCTTTTGTCCTCTGTAACTCCACTACCCCACCAAATGCGCTGGTTGGGCAGTACTTTGGTCTTTTCACAAGCGGGGCGAGGCAATCTGTTTATCCGCTTCTGGCTATTGAATTTGATACGGGTCGGAACACGGAATTTAATGACCCGGTTGAAGATCACGTGGGCATCGACCTTGACAGCGTCGTATCTGTGACTACTCAAACGGCTGGATACTATAATGCGACTGGTGATCCTAATAATTCTACTTTTGTGCTTCTTCCTATGAGAAATGGGCAGAATATTCACGTCTGGCTTGAGTTTGATGGGCCGCAGAATGAAATCAATGTAACCATTGCACCCGCTGGAGTGCCTCGACCGGCGAGGACTTTGCTGTCGTTTAGGGATCCTGTGATTGCCGATTATTTTGGGCCTGAAATGTTTGTTGGATTTTCAGCTTCCATTACCCAGTGGATTGAGGCACAGCGTCTCTTGGCATGGAGTTTTAGTGATGTTGGTGTTGCAAGGGATATAAATACCACCGGTTTGCCGGTTTTCTTGCCGATAAATTCGGGATCATCTTCCTTGTCTAATGGTGCGGTTGCAGGGATTGTAGTTGGTTGCGTGGTGGCAGCTGCGATTGCTGCATTTTTGGTGTACTGGTTTTGGTGGAAGAGAATGAAGGAAATGGAAGAGGATGATGAGATTGAGGATTGGGAGATGGAGTACTGGCCTCATAGATATTCTTATGAGGAGCTCAGTGAGGCTACAAAGGGATTTTCTGATGAAGAATTGCTTGGTTTTGGTGGGTTCGGGAAAGTTTATAAAGGGACATTGACTAATAACATGGAGGTGGCTGTAAAGTGTGTGAACCATGATTCTAAACAGGGGTTGAGGGAATTTATGGCTGAGATTTCAAGTATGGGGAGGCTGCAGCACAAGAACTTGGTGCAAATGCGGGGGTGGTGTAGGAAAAGGAACGAGTTACTTCTGGTTTATGATTACATGCCCAATGGTAGTCTTAACAAATGGATATTTGACAAGCCCACGAAGCTATTGAATTGGGAAGGTCGAAAGAGAGTTTTGGCTGATGTTGCAGAGGGTTTGAACTATTTACATCATGGTTGGGACCAAGTGGTAGTCCATAGGGATATCAAGTCGAGCAATGTTTTGCTAGATAGTGAGATGAGGGGGAGGTTAGGTGATTTTGGCCTCGCAAAGTTGTATTCACATGGCGAGGTGCCTAATACAACCCGAGTAGTTGGTACATTAGGATACTTGGCCCCTGAGGTAGCAACACTGGCGACACCAACTGCAGCTAGTGATGTATATAGTTTTGGAGTTGTTGTATTGGAAGTGGCGTGTGGGCGGAGACCGATAGAAACTAAGGTGGAAGCCGAGGATGAGGAAGTGTTGATAGACTGGGTGAGGCAGAAGTATTTGGAGGGCACGCTATCTGAGTCAGCAGATAAGAGGATTAAGGGGGAGTATGAAGTGGAAGAGATTGAGGCTGTATTGAAACTGGGGTTGTCTTGTTGTCACCCCGACCCTCTTCGTCGGCCTACCATGAAGGAGGTTATCACGATATTGATAGGTGAGAATTTGGTAATGACACCAAAAGATTTATTATCAGAATTCGTGCCTGTAGTGAGTAAAATGGATAGAGTTGACCGTGGGGAAAGTGAAGAAAATTCTTTGGTGTCTCATCCACTAGATGAG CAATTACAGCACTAA
- the LOC142532079 gene encoding ferric reduction oxidase 8, mitochondrial-like isoform X1 — protein sequence MAQTTLIILKVLMILIFTCWVSLWVLKQTEFWTRKWKKAEQKAAASAFGYNGLDFVVYTFPVIALAITGFIYLELKQRESIIRQGRRVITSFSSPLVVNRYAGILSGLQILASSFFIVFLVWTFYNRISNDFKKMTPVKSFKLKLWQYKLFRMATRSGLLAEACLALLLLPVLRGMSIFRLLGIQFEASVRYHIWLGNAMLLFATLHGAGTYFIWGMKHRIQDEMLKWQNKGRIYLAGEMALITGLIIWITALPQIRRKRFELFYYTHHLYIVFIVFFLFHGGDRHFYMVFPGVFLFALDKLFRILQSRQETCILSAQVFPCKAVELTFPKDSRLKYTPTSVLFLKIPSISKIQWHPFSVTSSSSTDKHTISIIIRSDGEWTNSLFNKICVEADSEADQRECIPAALEGPYGPATLDFLRYDNLLMVAGGIGITPFLSILQERASNFRNGRNEYPAKIQLIFSVKKSQDICLLNPILSQILDFQTFQIILKVFVTQENQIGKTLREVLKDIPDMQILNFRTTGYAIYGSDRFLLVAAITMISSIAFLLLLGCFNHFIIPSAKKPSEQKSPSSLIDLLLMCSFAIAITFSAVIAIMIKWKRLKKELSLSSDKQNQAMRQRLLLEANRNLDEHEIQFGGRPNFQDLFSDFANESGGSDIGVVVCGPEGMNESVASTCKLSSQILQRNSKEKNTYFSFHSFNFTL from the exons ATGGCGCAAACAACCTTAATAATACTCAAGGTGCTGATGATCTTGATATTTACTTGTTGGGTGTCGCTCTGGGTTCTTAAGCAAACTGAATTCTGGACAAGAAAATGGAAGAAAGCTGAACAAAAGGCCGCAGCTTCTGCCTTTGGCTATAATG GTCTTGATTTTGTCGTCTACACGTTTCCTGTAATTGCTTTGGCTATAACTGGTTTCATATACCTGGAACTAAAACAAAGAGAATCAATAATCAG GCAAGGAAGGAGAGTAATTACTTCTTTCTCCAGTCCACTAGTCGTGAATCGATATGCTGGTATTTTGTCTGGACTACAGATTCTTGCTTCGTCTTTTTTCATCGTCTTTTTGGTTTGGACATTCTACAACCGTATTTCGAATGACTTCAAGAAGATGACACCAGTCAAATCATTCAAATTGAAACT ATGGCAGTACAAACTGTTCAGGATGGCCACACGGTCTGGTTTGCTCGCAGAAGCTTGTCTAGCTCTGCTTCTTCTACCCGTATTAAGGGGAATGTCCATATTCCGTTTACTTGGCATCCAGTTTGAAGCTTCGGTGAGATACCATATTTGGCTTGGAAATGCAATGCTTCTTTTTGCCACGTTACATGGTGCAGGCACGTATTTTATATGGGGAATGAAACATAGAATTCAGGATGAG ATGTTGAAGTGGCAGAATAAAGGGCGCATTTACCTTGCCGGAGAGATGGCACTTATAACAGGTCTGATCATTTGGATTACAGCACTACCACAGATTCGAAGGAAAAGGTTCGAGTTGTTCTACTACACACACCACCTGTATATAGTCTTCATAGTATTCTTCTTGTTCCATGGCGGAGACCGCCATTTTTATATGGTTTTTCCGGGAGTTTTCCTCTTTGCTCTGGATAAACTTTTCCGAATCCTACAGTCCAGGCAAGAAACATGCATTCTTTCAGCTCAAGTCTTTCCATGCAAAGCCGTGGAACTGACATTTCCTAAGGATTCAA GGTTGAAATATACACCAACAAGTGTGCTCTTTTTGAAAATTCCAAGCATTTCCAAGATTCAATGGCATCCATTCAGCGTAACCTCCAGCTCTAGCACTGATAAGCATACTATTTCAATCATTATTAGAAGTGATGGGGAATGGACAAATTCTCTCTTTAACAAAATTTGCGTGGAAGCAGATTCAGAAGCAGATCAGAGGGAGTGTATTCCCGCTGCATTAGAAGGTCCATATGGACCTGCCACATTGGATTTCCTAAG GTACGACAATTTGCTCATGGTTGCTGGAGGAATCGGGATAACTCCGTTTCTGAGCATTTTGCAGGAAAGAGCCTCAAACTTCAGAAATGGAAGAAATGAATATCCAGCTAAAATACAACTCATATTCTCTGTAAAGAAGTCTCAAGACATTTGTTTACTGAATCCAATTCTATCTCAGATTCTAGATTTCCAAACGTTTCAAATAATACTCAAAGTATTTGTGACTCAGGAAAACCAAATTGGTAAAACTTTGAGAGAAGTACTTAAAGACATCCCCGACAtgcaaatattaaattttagaaCCACCGGCTATGCAATATATGGATCTGACAGATTTCTATTGGTGGCTGCCATTACCATGATTTCTTCGATCGCATTTCTCCTCCTCCTTGGTTGCTTCAACCACTTCATTATCCCATCAGCCAAGAAACCCTCTGAACAAAAGAGTCCCTCTTCATTGATTGATCTTCTTCTTATGTGTTCTTTTGCCATAGCAATAACATTTAGTGCTGTAATTGCTATAATGATAAAGTGGAAAAGATTAAAGAAAGAGCTTTCATTATCTTCTGATAAACAAAACCAAGCTATGAGACAAAGGTTATTACTAGAAGCCAACAGAAATCTTGACGAGCATGAAATCCAGTTTGGAGGAAGACCAAATTTTCAAG ATCTATTCTCCGATTTCGCAAATGAATCAGGAGGATCTGATATAGGCGTGGTAGTTTGCGGACCTGAAGGAATGAACGAGTCTGTGGCTTCAACTTGCAAACTAAGTTCTCAGATTTTGCAAAGGAACTCAAAGGAAAAGAATACGTATTTCAGCTTCCACTCCTTCAATTTTACACTTTAA